A stretch of DNA from Microthrixaceae bacterium:
CAAGAACTGGCGACTGGACAACCCCTTCTCGCCCCAGAACCGGCCGGGGACGGTTGGCGTCTCGTTCTGGGGCAAGACCTGGTTGCGGAGCACCCGGTTCTTGCCCCAGAGCCGACCCGGGATCTTGCCCCAGAGCCGTATGAGACTGGGATGTCGGAATTCCGCTAGCTATCGAGTGAGGGGCAGGGGACACTGGGATGGTGTTCCACGACTTCGAGCGTTGCTATCGGGCGGTGCAGTCCCGTGACGCCCGCTTCGACGGGTGGTTCGTGACCGCGGTGAACACCACCGGCATCTACTGCCGTCCCAGTTGTCCGGCCCGTACCCCCAAACCAACCAACCTGACGTTCTTCCCCACCGCTGCCGCGGCGCAGAGAGCCGGGTACCGGGCCTGCAAGCGTTGTAGACCCGACGCGTCACCTGGTTCCCCGGAATGGAACGCCCGCCAGGATGTCGTCGCCCGCGCCATGAGACTGATCGCGGACGGGGTGGTCGACAGGGGCGGGGTACCAGATCTGGCGATGAGGCTGGGCTACAGCCAGCGTCAACTGGAACGGTTGCTCGTGTCCGAACTCGGTGCAGGTCCGCTGGCGATTGCCCGGGCCCAGCGGAGCCAGACGGCCCGGGTTCTCATCGAGACCACCACCATGCCGTTCGGCGAGGTCGCGTTCGGGGCCGGATTCTCCAGTATCCGCCAGTTCAACGACACCGTGCAGTCCGTGTTCGCCGTCACCCCGACCGAGATGCGACGACGGCCCATTCAGGCCGACGCCATCCCCACGGTGGGGGAGATCCAGCTTCGCCTCCCCTACCGGGAACCTTTCGACCCCGCCGGGGTGTTCGACCACCTGGCGGCCAACGCCGTGCCGGGGCTGGAGGAGCTGCGCGAGGGCGCCTTCCGTCGAACGCTTCGTTTGCCCCATGGTCCGGGTCTGGTGGCGTTGCGACCCGGTGGCGGTCATGTCTCCCTGAAGGTCCACCTCCACGACAACCGGGATCTGACCACCGCCATCGCGCGTTGTCGGCGGTTGCTGGACCTCGACGCCGACCCCGAGGCCGTCACCGCCCACCTCAGCGAAGATCCGGCCTTGACCACCGTGGTGAACGACCGACCCGGCCAACGCCTCCCCGGCACCGTCGACCCCCACGAGCTCGCCATTCGCGTGGTCATCGGCCAACAGGTCTCCCTCGGAGCGGCCGCCACCCACAGCCGACGCCTGACCGAGACCCACGGCACCCCCATCGCCTCTTCGATAGCCGATCACGACGGTTCGTTGACCCACCTGTTCCCCACCAGTGAAGTCCTCGCCGAGCTCGATCCCACCACGTTGGCCATGCCTCGCTCCCGGGCCCGGGCCGTGGTCGACTTGGCCCGATCCTTGGCTCAGGGCAAGGTCGACCTCGACCCCGGATCGGACCCGGCCCGCTCCCGTCATCAGCTCGCCTCGATCGCCGGGATCGGGCCCTGGACCTGTGAGATGGTGGCGCTACGAGGCCTCGGAGACCCCGATGCCTTTCCCGCCACCGACCTCGGGGTCACCCGCACCGCTGCCTGCCTCGGCCTCCCCACCAAGGCCGGTCCCCTCACCGCCCACGCCGAAACCTGGCGCCCCTGGCGCTCCTACGCCGTCACCCACCTCTGGAGCCATCGACCGTGACACCCAACAGACCTACTTCTCCACCTCGCCAGATCCGTTTCCGGGTGATCCACAGCCCGATCGGACCGCTGACGGTGGCCGGCACCGATCGGGCGTTGACCCACATCTGCATGCAGGACCAGGCCCACCCGCCCGCCGACCAGGCCGACTGGATCGAGGACCCCGCCGGGTTCGGAGACGTGATCGCCCAGCTCGAGGCCTACTTCGTCGGTGAGCTGACCGAGTTCGACATCGAGCTCGACCTCGAGGGGACCGAGTTCCAGAAGCGGGTGTGGGCCGAGTTGTTGACCATCCCCTATGGCCAGACCCGCAGCTACGGAGAGATGGCGCGCAACCTCGGCAAACCGGGAGCCTCCCGGGCGGTGGGCTTGGCCAACGGCCGCAACCCGGTGAGCATCATCGTCCCGTGCCACCGGGTAATCGGGGCCGACGGCTCACTCACCGGCTACGGCGGCGGCCTGAACCGTAAGGAAATCCTCTTGGAGCTCGAGCAAATAGGATCGAGGCTTCCGTTGCCCTAGGCACGTCCGCGTTTGATCCGCCAATGTCGACCCTCCCTCACATCTCCGAGTTGGCGCAGTGCCTCAAGGACGAGTTCGGCGACCGCACCTTTCAGCGCGGAACCAACTACGCCAGCCGGAGCCGGGCCACCGTCGTCCAGAACCAACCCGGATACCTGACCGGCGTGGTCCAAGGGTCCAACTACGAGCAGTACCACTCCACGGTGAGCTGGGCGCGTGTCGGTCACCGAATCGATGTGAAGGCCGAATGCTCCTGCCCGGTCGGCTATCGCTGCAAGCACGCGGTCGCCCTGATCCTCACCGCTCAACGCCAATCCCCGCCCTCTCCGGTGGCCTCGACCTGGCGCCAGGCGCTGTCAGGGCTGGTCAACACCACCGCTCCCGATGGTGACGAGTCTCGCCTCGGCTTGGAGATCGTCTTGACCGTCGCCCATGCACGCCACGGCCAGACGACGGGACCCATGTTGTTGGTGCGGCCCGTGCGCCTCGGCAGGAACGACAAGTGGGTCAAGACCGGAGCGACATGGCGCGACCTGAGCCAGTACGCAGTGTTCCGAAGCTACAGATCCACTCCACGCCTGAATTCAGATCAGGCCTCGGTCCTGGGTGCCATGGCCGCCAGCGCCCAAATGACCTACTACAGCGAGCCCGGCCCGGTGCCGCTCGAACGCTTTGGGCCGACGTTGTGGTTCCACCTGCGTCAAGCCGTCGATACCGGGATCGTGTTCTTGGAGTCCGATGCATTTCCGGCTGGCGCTGCGCTGTCGGCCACCGCTGCCACCGCGCACCTGGACGTGGTCGCCAACCAGTTCCAGCCCGGGTCGCTCGATGTGGCAGCCCACCTGAGCGTCGACGGCGAGCGGGTCGAGCTGACGCCGGGCGGGTTCCAGTTCCTGGGCAATCCAGCTCACGGATTGGCCATGCTGGAGGGTCAGTGCCTCAGGCTCATCCCACTCGACGCACCGTTACACACCGATCTCACCCGCCTGTTCGGCGGGCCACCCCTGGTAGTGCCCGCCCAAGAGTCCGACGAGTTCTTGGACGTGTACCGGCCGGTGCTGGCCCGCCAAGTCGCGATCGGTTCCTCGGACGGTTCGGTCGCGACGGCGGGCCCGACCTTTGATCGCTTGGTGTTGATCGTCGAAAGGACAGACCCAGACACCACGCTCCTGATCTGGAGGGCGCGCTACCGCCGCGGCGACCGAGTCTCCGACCTTCCGCTGAACTCCCCCAACCGTTTCGCCACCCCCTCCCGAGACCTGGCCGCCGAGGACCTGGCCGTCAAACAACTCGACCTCCCAGTCACGCTTCCGGCCCCGCTGGACCCCTACCTGCGCCAGGACCTGGTGGACCATCGGGGCCGGCCAGCCGACATCGCGGTGCAGGGACTCGACACCGTCGCCGTGTTCGACCTGGTGGTGCCGTGGTTGGAAAGCCGCGGATCCGTGGCCGTCGAGGTCGTCGGCGGGTTGCCACGACCGAGCGAAGCCACCGCCGACCCGTTGTTCTCACTGTCGGTGTCCGAGCCCATGAACCCACCGGGTGGGCCGGCATTGGACGGCACGGACTGGTTCGACCTGCAGATCGAGGTAAGCGTCGACGGAGAGGCGGTCGATTTTGCGTCACTGTTTGCCGCCTTGGTTCAAGAGCAGGAGGTGCTGTTCCTTACCAGCGGGAGCTGGCTGCGCCTCGACCGACCCGAACTCGCCAAGCTCCGCGAGCTGCTGTTGGAAGCTCGGGGCTTGGCTGACCCCACCGGCTCCGAAGTGGCACGGCTCAACCCGTTCCAGATCAGTTGGTGGGATGAGCTCACGAAGTTCGGGGTGGTGGAGACCCAATCGGCCCGGTGGGAATCAAACGTGGCCCGGATGCGAGCCCTGTCGGCACCTGAGCCCGTTTCGGTGCCCACCGGACTTCAAGCCGAGCTGCGCCACTACCAGCGCGACGGTCTCGACTGGTTGGCGTTCCTACACCGCAACCGTCTGGGCGGAATCCTCGCCGACGACATGGGCCTGGGGAAGACGGTCCAGATCCTGGCCCTCTGCCTCCACGCGTTGGAGGCCAACGGTGCGGCCCGGTTCCTGGTGATCGCCCCCACCAGCGTGGTCGAGAACTGGCACCGGGAAGCCCGCCACTTCGCTCCCGAACTACGCGTGGTCACCATCACCGAGACAGAGAAACGCCGGGGGACCACCCTGGACGAAGCGGTGGGTGAGGCCCAACTGGTGGTCACCTCCTACGCGTTGTTCCGAATGGAGTTCGACCAGTACCAGGACTTCGCCTGGGAAATGTTGTTGATGGACGAGGCACAGTTCGTCAAGAACCGAACATCCAAGATCTACCAGTGCGTGCGCCGGCTGGATGCCAACACCAAGATCGCCATCACCGGTACGCCATTGGAGAACAGCCTCATGGACCTGTGGTCGCTCCTGTCGATCACCGCACCCGGGCTCTATCCCGATCCCAAGCGCTTCTCCGACGTGTACCGGATTCCGATCGAAGCCGGGCGAGGAGCAGAACACCTGGCCACCCTGCGCCAACGCATCGCCCCGCTGATGCGGCGCCGCACCAAGGACCAGGTGCTGGCCGAGCTTCCCCCCAAGATCGAACAGACCATCGAGGTCGAACTCAACCCTCGCCACGCACGCCTTTACCAGGCCCAGCTCCAGCGCGTCCGCAAGAAGGTGCTGGGCCTGGTCGACGACGTGCAGCGAAACCGTTTCGAGATCCTCACCTCTCTTACTCTGCTGCGCCAACTCGCCTTGGATCCGGCCCTGGTAGACGACAGCCACGACTCCGTCGGATCAGCCAAGCTCGACCGGCTCATCGACGACCTCACCCAGGTGGTTGCCGAGGGCCACAAGGCACTGGTGTTCAGCCAGTTCACCGGCTTCTTGGCCCGAGTTCGGTCCCGTCTGGACGAAGCAGCCATCGACCACAGCTACCTGGACGGGCGTACCCGCAAGCGAGCCGAGGCCATCGCCGCGTTCAAAGACGGCGATGTGCCCGTGTTCGTCATCAGCCTCAAAGCCGGCGGATTCGGGCTGAACCTCACCGAGGCGGACTACTGCTTCGTGCTCGACCCGTGGTGGAACCCCGCGGTAGAGACCCAAGCCGTAGACCGAGCTCACCGCATGGGCCAGACCAACCCGGTGGTGGTGTACCGCTACGTGTCCAGCGGGACCATCGAGGAGAAGGTGATGGAGCTAAAGGCCCGCAAGTCCGACCTGTTCTCCCGTGTACTTGACGGCGAGGACGGGGCCCTGTCGGGACCGCTCAGCGCCGATGACATCCGTGGCCTGCTCGACCTTGCTGAGTGAGCTCGGACCGACCGCTGAGCGCTACTGGTTGCGAGGCAGGTCTTTGAACGGGGCCGTCTTCTCGTTGCCGGGCTCCTTGGGCAGCCCCAGAACCCGTTCGGAGATGATGTTGCGCTGGATCTGATCGGTGCCGCCGTAGATGGGCGGGGCCTGGGCCCACAGAGCCATGCCGGTGACCATGGGCAGGAACGGGTTCCCGGTGGCCTCGGTGATGGCCGCGGCCTCAGCGCCACCCTTGTAGCTGTGAAGCATTCCCGACGGGCCCACGATCCGCAGAGACAGATCGCGGCTGAGCCTGGTCATGTCGCTCATGGACAGCTTGGCGAGGTTGGCCATGCCGGGCAGGTCGACACCGGCTTTCTTGGCCGCCTTGGCCCGCAGGTTGCTGAAGCGGGCGATCTCACCCAGGGTGTGCAACCGGACCAGGTCCTGTCGGATGGTCGGGTCGGTGTTGGTGCCGTTGCCTCGGGCCAGGTCCATGAGGAGCTTCGCCCCGCCGGCCAGCCCAGGTGCGGCCCGGCGAGGACCGGCCTTGGAGGTCCCCTTGCCGGAGGGCACCGGTGCCGCCACGAAGTCAGAGCACGGGCGGTCGAGGTGCCCGGCGACGGTGCCGGGCATGGCCATCCCCCCGGCCGCCGACCCGCCCCCGGCACCGAGTCCGGACCGCTCGTGCATGAGGGTGGTGTTGGTGACGGCCCACCCGTTGTTGCGCCCACCGATGATGGCGGAGTCGGGGACCCGGGCATCG
This window harbors:
- a CDS encoding methylated-DNA--[protein]-cysteine S-methyltransferase, with amino-acid sequence MRFRVIHSPIGPLTVAGTDRALTHICMQDQAHPPADQADWIEDPAGFGDVIAQLEAYFVGELTEFDIELDLEGTEFQKRVWAELLTIPYGQTRSYGEMARNLGKPGASRAVGLANGRNPVSIIVPCHRVIGADGSLTGYGGGLNRKEILLELEQIGSRLPLP
- a CDS encoding acyl-CoA dehydrogenase family protein, whose product is MTITDPSTVEPSNTDDVVDELRAFLEDNWDPALTVREWWSRLGLAGWSAPGLPVNAYGRGLARNDAVRVQSEIGAFGALSAPGGLGLLLAAPTIATHGSQEQIDTYVRAIVTGEAAWCQLFSEPGAGSDLAGLTCRADRDGDEWIVNGQKVWTSLGHVADMGMLIARSDVEVPKHQGITWFSIDMHQPGIEVRPLVEMTGHAMFNEVFLTDARVPDSAIIGGRNNGWAVTNTTLMHERSGLGAGGGSAAGGMAMPGTVAGHLDRPCSDFVAAPVPSGKGTSKAGPRRAAPGLAGGAKLLMDLARGNGTNTDPTIRQDLVRLHTLGEIARFSNLRAKAAKKAGVDLPGMANLAKLSMSDMTRLSRDLSLRIVGPSGMLHSYKGGAEAAAITEATGNPFLPMVTGMALWAQAPPIYGGTDQIQRNIISERVLGLPKEPGNEKTAPFKDLPRNQ
- a CDS encoding DEAD/DEAH box helicase, whose product is MSTLPHISELAQCLKDEFGDRTFQRGTNYASRSRATVVQNQPGYLTGVVQGSNYEQYHSTVSWARVGHRIDVKAECSCPVGYRCKHAVALILTAQRQSPPSPVASTWRQALSGLVNTTAPDGDESRLGLEIVLTVAHARHGQTTGPMLLVRPVRLGRNDKWVKTGATWRDLSQYAVFRSYRSTPRLNSDQASVLGAMAASAQMTYYSEPGPVPLERFGPTLWFHLRQAVDTGIVFLESDAFPAGAALSATAATAHLDVVANQFQPGSLDVAAHLSVDGERVELTPGGFQFLGNPAHGLAMLEGQCLRLIPLDAPLHTDLTRLFGGPPLVVPAQESDEFLDVYRPVLARQVAIGSSDGSVATAGPTFDRLVLIVERTDPDTTLLIWRARYRRGDRVSDLPLNSPNRFATPSRDLAAEDLAVKQLDLPVTLPAPLDPYLRQDLVDHRGRPADIAVQGLDTVAVFDLVVPWLESRGSVAVEVVGGLPRPSEATADPLFSLSVSEPMNPPGGPALDGTDWFDLQIEVSVDGEAVDFASLFAALVQEQEVLFLTSGSWLRLDRPELAKLRELLLEARGLADPTGSEVARLNPFQISWWDELTKFGVVETQSARWESNVARMRALSAPEPVSVPTGLQAELRHYQRDGLDWLAFLHRNRLGGILADDMGLGKTVQILALCLHALEANGAARFLVIAPTSVVENWHREARHFAPELRVVTITETEKRRGTTLDEAVGEAQLVVTSYALFRMEFDQYQDFAWEMLLMDEAQFVKNRTSKIYQCVRRLDANTKIAITGTPLENSLMDLWSLLSITAPGLYPDPKRFSDVYRIPIEAGRGAEHLATLRQRIAPLMRRRTKDQVLAELPPKIEQTIEVELNPRHARLYQAQLQRVRKKVLGLVDDVQRNRFEILTSLTLLRQLALDPALVDDSHDSVGSAKLDRLIDDLTQVVAEGHKALVFSQFTGFLARVRSRLDEAAIDHSYLDGRTRKRAEAIAAFKDGDVPVFVISLKAGGFGLNLTEADYCFVLDPWWNPAVETQAVDRAHRMGQTNPVVVYRYVSSGTIEEKVMELKARKSDLFSRVLDGEDGALSGPLSADDIRGLLDLAE
- a CDS encoding DNA-3-methyladenine glycosylase 2 family protein — encoded protein: MFHDFERCYRAVQSRDARFDGWFVTAVNTTGIYCRPSCPARTPKPTNLTFFPTAAAAQRAGYRACKRCRPDASPGSPEWNARQDVVARAMRLIADGVVDRGGVPDLAMRLGYSQRQLERLLVSELGAGPLAIARAQRSQTARVLIETTTMPFGEVAFGAGFSSIRQFNDTVQSVFAVTPTEMRRRPIQADAIPTVGEIQLRLPYREPFDPAGVFDHLAANAVPGLEELREGAFRRTLRLPHGPGLVALRPGGGHVSLKVHLHDNRDLTTAIARCRRLLDLDADPEAVTAHLSEDPALTTVVNDRPGQRLPGTVDPHELAIRVVIGQQVSLGAAATHSRRLTETHGTPIASSIADHDGSLTHLFPTSEVLAELDPTTLAMPRSRARAVVDLARSLAQGKVDLDPGSDPARSRHQLASIAGIGPWTCEMVALRGLGDPDAFPATDLGVTRTAACLGLPTKAGPLTAHAETWRPWRSYAVTHLWSHRP